Proteins encoded together in one Nitrospiraceae bacterium window:
- the recN gene encoding DNA repair protein RecN, with translation MLKELRIKNLAIIDDLSIRFEAGLNVLTGETGAGKSIIIDALGLALGERAQTDMIRTGKSDGAVEAYFEISNNQLLSGMGIEHEDGVILRRSLSSTGKSKAYINDTIVNIQSLYNFGRSMVDMHGQHEHQSLLSTESQRTLLDFYGKLENQRSQIEAMFFEVQSLKKELDELKSNVKERAHKIDLLNFQINEIESAALKIGEKESLEEERTILANLSRLNELTESAYAVLYESEGACIEKLSSVTSKIRDMSSIDSSINDTLSTLDSSLAMLEDASISLRSYRDKYNLDPKKLESVDERLETIKKLEKKYGNNAEQILKYKDDAEKELSTLTNSDERIDVLEKELKEKEDKLLSIAKDLSEKRKNTADEISKAVTKILKALAFEKAGFKVDIKEAALTSSGIDAVEFLFSANPGEPLKPLSKVASGGELSRVMLSIKSVLADVDSIPVLIFDEIDAGIGGRTAESVAIKLKDLARTHQIICITHLPQIASAGDFHLMTEKEQKKDRVQVRVKELKDNERKSEIARMLSGKITDVSLKHAGELLGDRQ, from the coding sequence ATGCTTAAGGAACTCAGGATAAAAAATCTAGCTATTATCGATGACCTCTCAATAAGATTCGAGGCAGGGCTTAATGTGCTTACAGGAGAGACAGGCGCTGGTAAATCTATAATTATCGATGCACTTGGGCTTGCTCTTGGCGAAAGAGCCCAGACAGACATGATAAGAACAGGCAAATCCGATGGAGCTGTCGAGGCATATTTTGAAATCTCAAATAATCAGCTTCTCAGCGGGATGGGAATAGAGCATGAAGACGGCGTTATTCTCAGGAGAAGTCTCTCAAGCACAGGCAAGAGCAAGGCATACATAAATGACACTATCGTAAACATTCAAAGCCTTTATAACTTCGGAAGATCAATGGTTGATATGCACGGGCAGCATGAACACCAGAGTCTTCTCTCAACAGAGAGCCAGAGAACACTTCTTGATTTCTATGGAAAACTTGAGAATCAAAGGTCTCAGATCGAAGCAATGTTTTTTGAGGTTCAATCACTCAAAAAAGAACTGGATGAATTGAAGTCAAATGTTAAAGAACGCGCCCACAAAATTGATCTTCTTAATTTTCAGATAAATGAAATTGAATCAGCAGCCCTTAAAATAGGAGAAAAAGAATCACTCGAGGAAGAGAGAACGATACTTGCAAACTTGAGCAGATTGAATGAACTTACTGAAAGCGCTTATGCTGTCCTGTATGAATCAGAAGGCGCATGCATCGAAAAACTATCTTCAGTAACCTCAAAAATCAGGGATATGTCTTCGATAGATTCAAGCATTAATGATACACTCAGCACACTTGATTCTTCGCTTGCAATGCTGGAGGACGCATCAATTTCTCTCAGAAGTTACAGGGATAAATATAATCTTGATCCGAAAAAACTTGAGAGTGTTGATGAAAGGCTTGAGACCATAAAGAAGCTGGAGAAAAAATACGGGAACAACGCTGAGCAGATACTAAAGTATAAAGATGATGCAGAGAAAGAACTTTCAACCTTAACAAACAGTGATGAGAGAATTGATGTTCTGGAAAAAGAACTGAAGGAAAAAGAAGACAAGCTTCTAAGCATCGCAAAAGATTTGTCTGAGAAAAGAAAAAATACAGCAGACGAAATAAGCAAGGCGGTTACAAAAATACTGAAAGCGCTTGCATTTGAAAAAGCAGGATTCAAGGTTGATATAAAGGAGGCGGCATTGACATCAAGCGGAATTGACGCTGTTGAATTTTTGTTCTCGGCAAATCCGGGCGAACCGTTAAAACCCTTATCAAAAGTTGCCTCAGGAGGAGAACTCTCCAGAGTAATGCTTTCTATAAAAAGCGTGCTTGCAGATGTTGACAGCATCCCAGTTTTGATATTTGATGAGATTGATGCTGGTATCGGCGGCAGAACTGCAGAAAGCGTTGCAATAAAATTAAAAGACCTTGCCAGAACACATCAAATTATATGTATAACGCATCTGCCTCAGATTGCATCCGCAGGAGATTTTCACCTTATGACTGAGAAAGAGCAGAAAAAAGACAGGGTGCAGGTAAGGGTAAAAGAACTCAAAGATAATGAACGAAAGTCTGAGATAGCAAGAATGCTAAGCGGAAAGATAACAGATGTATCATTAAAACATGCAGGCGAACTGCTTGGAGATCGTCAATGA
- a CDS encoding ferredoxin family protein: MNGKISINRELCKGCKFCVIACPKGVIAIEEKFNKMGYFSAFPKDMDKCTGCASCAQMCPEIAIEVWADNGK; encoded by the coding sequence ATGAATGGGAAAATTTCGATAAACAGAGAACTCTGCAAGGGATGCAAATTCTGTGTTATTGCATGTCCTAAAGGTGTTATAGCCATTGAGGAGAAATTTAATAAGATGGGTTATTTCTCCGCATTCCCAAAAGATATGGATAAATGCACCGGCTGCGCTTCGTGCGCTCAGATGTGTCCGGAAATTGCAATAGAGGTATGGGCAGATAACGGCAAATAA
- a CDS encoding integration host factor subunit beta produces MTRSVLIDKVAEKVEGLTRKQTEIVIETVFDSIKDALQKGDKVEIRGFGNFRLKARGARKARNPKTGEAVDVPSKRVLHFKVGKELRELLNSK; encoded by the coding sequence ATGACTCGATCAGTTCTAATTGATAAGGTTGCTGAAAAGGTTGAGGGGCTTACAAGAAAGCAGACGGAAATTGTGATAGAAACGGTTTTTGACAGCATTAAGGACGCTCTGCAAAAAGGCGACAAAGTAGAGATAAGAGGATTCGGAAATTTCAGACTAAAGGCACGCGGAGCAAGAAAAGCAAGAAACCCTAAAACAGGAGAGGCGGTAGATGTTCCTTCAAAAAGAGTTCTTCATTTCAAGGTTGGCAAGGAACTCAGAGAACTTCTTAATTCAAAATAA
- a CDS encoding ubiquinol-cytochrome c reductase iron-sulfur subunit: MERRDFLKKSVKIFFIILGGSLISFLFYFLPTKFSRGRVKFFDLLNEDEIPKEGVKPIIVNYTSNNIEQSIQIFISITKKGMVIFSPVCSHLGCHVNWYESKKEFICPCHGGRYDSEGKVLGGPPPAPLSKLPFKIINKRLHVGIRV, from the coding sequence GTGGAAAGAAGAGATTTCTTAAAAAAATCAGTAAAGATTTTTTTTATCATACTTGGCGGCAGTCTTATCTCTTTTTTATTCTATTTTCTGCCTACAAAATTTTCTAGAGGCAGAGTGAAGTTTTTTGATTTGCTTAATGAAGATGAGATTCCAAAAGAAGGCGTAAAACCAATAATAGTAAACTACACCAGTAACAATATTGAACAGAGCATCCAGATATTCATCTCGATTACAAAGAAAGGCATGGTTATATTTTCCCCTGTATGTTCACATTTAGGCTGTCATGTAAATTGGTATGAAAGCAAAAAAGAATTTATCTGCCCATGTCACGGCGGCAGATATGATTCCGAAGGAAAAGTACTGGGTGGTCCTCCGCCAGCGCCTCTTTCGAAGCTGCCTTTTAAGATAATAAACAAAAGACTGCATGTAGGAATCAGGGTCTGA
- a CDS encoding energy transducer TonB translates to MEFRKSIFISLLVHIMLVGSALSFASMIGSISRDSNSIITVSLFSETGDTLNAHSKKMSIEKNIARKKNETISSPEKETAFLNDFSAQVPEGYSEKNKPISEYIQSSKSGTTAHNISAAAVNTEQNTTGEYIKGIYNSILSAIEKAKIYPFIARKKKLEGTVVAEFIINRNGFPERIVIKKSSGHELLDTAAMNIIKKAAPLPRTEQNILVPITFSLTDTNKLP, encoded by the coding sequence ATGGAATTCAGGAAAAGCATCTTTATATCTCTGCTTGTTCACATCATGCTTGTTGGCTCTGCGCTTTCTTTTGCAAGCATGATAGGCAGCATATCGAGAGACAGCAATTCGATAATTACTGTCTCTCTTTTCAGTGAGACTGGAGATACTCTGAATGCACATTCAAAAAAAATGTCTATAGAAAAAAATATTGCCAGAAAAAAAAATGAGACAATATCCTCTCCTGAGAAAGAAACTGCTTTTTTAAACGATTTTTCTGCTCAGGTTCCAGAAGGATACTCAGAAAAAAATAAACCTATATCAGAATATATCCAATCTTCAAAATCAGGCACTACAGCCCATAACATAAGCGCTGCTGCTGTCAACACAGAACAAAACACGACAGGGGAATACATTAAGGGTATTTACAACTCGATACTAAGCGCTATTGAAAAAGCAAAGATATACCCATTCATTGCAAGGAAGAAAAAACTTGAGGGCACTGTTGTGGCAGAATTCATTATTAACAGAAACGGATTCCCTGAGAGGATAGTAATAAAGAAAAGTTCAGGCCATGAACTTCTGGATACTGCAGCAATGAACATAATTAAAAAAGCAGCTCCGCTTCCAAGAACAGAGCAAAATATTTTAGTGCCGATAACATTCTCTCTGACAGATACGAATAAATTACCTTAA
- a CDS encoding TonB-dependent receptor: protein MNIITKIPDEPITKLITSYGRFVTKNIKLSTSQKIKDTGFYISAFKDRSDGFRTNSKYDLDGVDTKISHEFSKDIRIDLNFDYSHKNAEQPGSITWPTPDASQTDENFQAGLNLKIKDTLLKLYRHTSRIRYINPGSEDNTHKNYIDGIDLQHTLSIGSSNLLTAGVEFIEEKLDSTDNITPSNSVGKHSRTRKGFLLQDEISIFEKSILTFGARYDEIGSENKLSPKSSLLIKLPMQINITLSAGKGFRVPTMNSLYWPDTGWAAGNPNLKPEESTEYEAGIQKFFGDAGNIKLVGFVKKSENLIEWQEVTPGRWVPMNVSKAETRGIEAEGKFKLNKYADIGLSYMYLDPENITTGEKIRFSTRHQIKGSTSLRPWKDFTFSMEGRYVKNYVVQAGDAKCYFVLDGKISKKIKIYDKLKGELFIIGKNILDKQYQTVTDYPMMPRQFTGGLGFEF from the coding sequence ATAAACATCATAACAAAGATACCTGACGAGCCCATAACAAAACTAATAACATCATATGGAAGATTTGTTACAAAGAACATAAAGTTAAGCACATCGCAGAAAATCAAGGATACTGGATTCTACATATCTGCATTCAAGGACAGATCTGATGGTTTCAGGACAAATTCAAAATATGACCTCGATGGAGTTGATACGAAAATCTCGCATGAATTTTCGAAAGACATCCGGATAGATTTAAATTTTGATTATAGCCATAAAAATGCTGAACAACCCGGTTCAATAACATGGCCTACCCCCGATGCTTCTCAGACCGACGAGAACTTTCAGGCAGGATTGAATTTAAAAATCAAAGACACATTATTAAAGCTCTACCGCCACACCTCAAGGATTCGTTACATAAATCCTGGGAGTGAAGACAACACACACAAAAATTATATTGACGGCATTGACCTCCAGCACACATTATCCATCGGCTCATCAAATCTCTTAACAGCAGGGGTTGAGTTTATCGAAGAAAAGCTTGACAGCACTGACAACATCACTCCTTCAAATTCTGTTGGGAAACACAGCAGAACAAGAAAAGGATTTTTACTGCAGGATGAGATCTCAATATTCGAAAAATCAATTCTCACATTCGGCGCAAGATATGATGAGATAGGTTCTGAGAACAAACTGAGCCCTAAATCGTCTTTGTTAATAAAACTGCCAATGCAGATAAACATAACACTGTCAGCAGGAAAGGGATTCAGGGTTCCGACAATGAATTCTCTTTACTGGCCTGATACTGGATGGGCTGCAGGCAATCCAAATCTCAAGCCTGAAGAATCAACTGAATATGAGGCAGGCATCCAGAAATTTTTTGGAGATGCTGGAAATATAAAACTTGTTGGTTTTGTGAAAAAATCAGAGAACCTGATTGAGTGGCAGGAAGTAACCCCAGGCAGATGGGTTCCTATGAATGTCTCCAAGGCTGAGACAAGAGGCATAGAAGCAGAAGGAAAATTCAAACTCAACAAATACGCAGACATAGGATTGAGCTATATGTATCTCGACCCTGAAAATATAACAACAGGCGAAAAGATCAGGTTCAGCACAAGACACCAGATAAAAGGAAGCACATCTTTGCGCCCATGGAAAGACTTTACATTCTCGATGGAGGGGAGATATGTAAAAAATTATGTTGTTCAGGCAGGAGATGCAAAATGTTATTTTGTGCTTGATGGAAAGATCAGCAAGAAGATAAAAATATACGATAAACTTAAAGGAGAGCTGTTCATCATAGGCAAAAATATCCTCGACAAACAATATCAGACAGTGACTGATTATCCGATGATGCCAAGGCAATTTACAGGCGGATTAGGGTTTGAATTCTGA
- the cobC gene encoding alpha-ribazole phosphatase: MVTTLYLVRHGETQGAEQKKYKGTIDVPLSEHGIEQIKELSAFLKKELKIKLSYVYCSDLDRAVKSAELIANPHGLKSIAVQDLRERNFGIWEGMSFEEIEKKYPAEFKAWAENPLKHSPPQGESTSEVKDRVLGALDNILKKHTGENIAIVAHGGVNRIILCHALGMPLENIFRIEQDFAALNIIEFWDKFPLVKTINFKIFI; this comes from the coding sequence ATGGTCACGACTCTTTATCTGGTAAGACACGGAGAAACACAGGGAGCAGAGCAGAAAAAATATAAAGGCACTATCGACGTGCCGCTGTCTGAACACGGGATTGAACAGATTAAAGAATTATCAGCATTTTTAAAAAAAGAACTTAAAATAAAACTCTCATATGTTTATTGCTCTGACCTTGACCGGGCAGTAAAAAGCGCAGAACTCATCGCAAATCCTCATGGATTAAAATCAATTGCCGTGCAGGATTTAAGAGAAAGAAATTTCGGCATATGGGAAGGAATGAGTTTTGAAGAGATAGAAAAAAAATATCCTGCTGAATTCAAGGCATGGGCGGAAAATCCGCTCAAACACTCTCCTCCGCAGGGAGAAAGCACGTCTGAGGTAAAAGATAGAGTGCTGGGAGCACTGGACAACATTCTTAAAAAACACACAGGTGAGAATATTGCAATTGTAGCGCATGGCGGCGTAAATAGGATAATACTGTGTCATGCATTGGGTATGCCGCTAGAAAATATTTTCAGGATTGAACAGGATTTTGCAGCTCTGAATATAATTGAATTCTGGGACAAGTTCCCTCTTGTGAAAACTATAAATTTTAAGATTTTTATATAA
- the cobS gene encoding adenosylcobinamide-GDP ribazoletransferase has translation MIRQFLLALQFLTIIPVNIRGDVDERTMAQSSSFFCVVGIIQGILLVAFDLLFSIIFSTHLVSALIVLLLVLTNGGFHLDGLADTFDALAVKEVKDKDADRQKRLSVMRDSSAGPIGVISIVFAILIKYLSLNSLANFVPFTYYSTLFLMPVISKWAMTVSIYTGRSARENGLGNIFINRITKKEIMISTVIIFILFALILFFFKSSFPANQYMFFVFLIAIIYLICRAATVVFNKKFGGLTGDTLGAISEITEIIFLLAVIAWSRLFIW, from the coding sequence ATGATAAGACAGTTTTTACTTGCCCTTCAATTTCTAACAATCATTCCTGTAAACATCAGAGGTGATGTTGATGAGAGAACTATGGCGCAAAGTTCTTCATTCTTCTGTGTTGTTGGAATCATACAGGGAATCCTGCTCGTTGCCTTTGATCTTCTGTTTAGCATAATTTTCTCTACGCATCTTGTAAGCGCACTTATCGTACTTTTGCTTGTGCTGACAAACGGAGGATTTCATCTTGATGGGCTTGCAGATACATTCGATGCGCTGGCAGTTAAAGAAGTGAAAGATAAAGATGCTGACAGACAGAAACGTCTTTCAGTAATGAGAGACAGTTCAGCAGGACCAATAGGCGTAATCTCAATCGTATTTGCAATTTTGATTAAATATCTCTCATTGAACAGCCTGGCAAACTTCGTTCCATTCACATATTACTCAACACTTTTCCTTATGCCTGTTATCTCAAAATGGGCAATGACAGTCTCAATTTACACAGGGAGATCAGCAAGAGAAAACGGACTTGGAAATATTTTTATAAACAGAATAACAAAGAAAGAGATAATGATTTCAACTGTAATAATTTTTATTCTCTTCGCATTAATACTGTTTTTCTTTAAGAGCAGTTTTCCTGCAAATCAATATATGTTTTTTGTGTTTTTGATTGCAATTATATATTTAATATGCAGAGCAGCCACAGTTGTTTTTAATAAAAAATTCGGCGGACTCACAGGAGACACTTTAGGCGCAATAAGCGAGATTACAGAAATAATATTTTTATTGGCGGTGATAGCATGGTCACGACTCTTTATCTGGTAA
- the cobT gene encoding nicotinate-nucleotide--dimethylbenzimidazole phosphoribosyltransferase: MTETLKKIKPVNPDFYALAQKHLDNLTKPKGSLGRLEEFARNIVAITENPMPSFDKKVIFTFAGDHGVADEGVSAFPKEVTKQMVFNFLNSGAGINVLAKHAGAEVVVVDIGVDFDFGNTEGLTQKKVVMGTKNMCLGPAMTREEAEKCIQVGIYLAEEYAGKSYKLFGTGDMGIANTTPSAAIASVLTGITVQEVTGKGTGIDDEMFKNKIRVIEKAIAINNPDANDPIDLLSKIGGAEIGGIAGLIIGAVAHRIPVVIDGFISTAGALIAYSIEPKIRDYMFAAHNSAEPGHKAMLEKIGLKPILNLDMRLGEGTGAALAMMILEAGIKIYKEMATFENAGVSEKTSSEGVEV, from the coding sequence ATGACTGAGACGTTGAAAAAAATTAAACCTGTAAATCCTGATTTCTATGCGCTGGCACAGAAGCATCTCGATAATCTGACAAAACCCAAAGGGAGTCTTGGAAGGCTTGAAGAGTTTGCAAGAAATATCGTAGCAATCACAGAAAATCCAATGCCCTCATTCGATAAAAAAGTGATCTTCACATTTGCAGGCGACCACGGTGTTGCAGATGAAGGCGTCTCTGCTTTTCCAAAAGAAGTAACAAAACAGATGGTTTTTAATTTTCTGAATAGCGGAGCAGGAATCAATGTTCTTGCAAAACACGCAGGCGCTGAAGTGGTTGTTGTTGATATAGGAGTTGATTTTGATTTTGGGAATACAGAAGGTCTTACTCAAAAAAAAGTTGTGATGGGAACAAAAAACATGTGTCTTGGTCCTGCAATGACAAGAGAAGAGGCTGAAAAATGCATTCAGGTTGGAATCTACCTTGCAGAGGAATACGCAGGGAAAAGCTACAAGCTCTTTGGCACCGGAGATATGGGAATAGCAAACACAACGCCTTCTGCTGCAATAGCCTCTGTTCTGACAGGAATAACTGTTCAGGAAGTGACTGGAAAAGGCACTGGCATTGATGATGAGATGTTTAAAAACAAGATTCGTGTGATAGAGAAGGCAATAGCCATAAACAATCCTGATGCGAATGATCCGATTGATCTGCTTTCAAAAATCGGAGGCGCTGAGATAGGAGGGATCGCAGGGCTGATAATAGGAGCAGTAGCGCACAGAATCCCTGTTGTTATTGATGGATTTATCTCAACAGCAGGAGCGTTGATCGCATATTCAATCGAACCAAAGATAAGAGATTATATGTTTGCAGCGCATAATTCAGCAGAGCCCGGTCATAAAGCAATGCTCGAAAAGATTGGATTAAAGCCAATCTTGAATCTCGACATGAGACTCGGCGAAGGCACAGGCGCAGCTCTCGCAATGATGATTCTAGAAGCAGGAATCAAGATTTATAAAGAAATGGCAACATTTGAGAATGCAGGCGTATCTGAAAAAACTTCATCAGAAGGTGTTGAGGTATAA
- the cobU gene encoding bifunctional adenosylcobinamide kinase/adenosylcobinamide-phosphate guanylyltransferase — translation MKKIIFIIGGARSGKSRFALAEASKIKGRRLYIATAQAFDEEMKERIEKHKKHRGKDWETYEEPLEITEVIKTTKGKYDVFLIDCLTLWLSNLLMNKKNTTTQIEKFISSLSDVKYSVFIVSNEVGMGIVPENKLARQFRDLAGILNQKIAAIADEVYLVAAGMPIKIKDKK, via the coding sequence ATGAAAAAAATAATTTTTATCATCGGCGGCGCAAGAAGCGGGAAGAGCAGGTTTGCCCTGGCAGAGGCTTCAAAGATTAAAGGCAGAAGGCTCTACATTGCAACAGCACAAGCCTTTGATGAAGAAATGAAAGAGAGAATCGAGAAGCATAAAAAACATAGGGGAAAAGATTGGGAAACTTATGAAGAGCCATTAGAGATTACTGAGGTAATCAAAACAACAAAAGGCAAATATGATGTATTCCTTATTGACTGTCTGACGCTCTGGCTTTCAAATCTTCTGATGAATAAAAAAAATACAACTACACAAATAGAAAAATTTATCTCATCTCTTTCTGACGTTAAGTATAGTGTGTTTATCGTTTCAAATGAAGTCGGCATGGGCATAGTTCCTGAAAACAAACTTGCAAGACAATTCAGGGATCTTGCAGGAATCCTCAATCAGAAAATAGCAGCAATTGCAGATGAAGTTTATTTAGTGGCAGCAGGAATGCCAATAAAAATAAAGGACAAAAAATAA
- a CDS encoding diphthine--ammonia ligase produces the protein MYLSSWSGGKDSCLAYYRALQSGYKIASLVNFISREYQRVRFHGIDRKLIHVQSELLGIPLCQQETSPDNYEPAFKDAVKSFKPQGIKGMVFGDIYVNEHKEWVERVCSELGIEAVEPLWKQNTENLLTEFIDNGFQAVIVSANAELIEKNWVGKTVDRYFIRYLKTKTDLDICGERGEYHTFVTSGPVFNGRIEITDKDVIKKDGYWLLDIKDYKVMR, from the coding sequence ATGTATCTTTCATCATGGAGCGGAGGTAAAGACAGCTGCCTTGCATATTACAGGGCATTGCAATCAGGTTATAAGATTGCATCGCTTGTGAATTTCATATCAAGGGAATATCAGAGAGTTCGATTTCACGGGATTGACAGAAAACTTATACATGTCCAGTCAGAACTTCTGGGAATCCCTCTCTGCCAGCAGGAAACTTCTCCTGATAATTACGAACCTGCATTCAAAGATGCAGTTAAAAGTTTTAAACCGCAGGGAATAAAAGGCATGGTCTTTGGTGATATTTATGTGAATGAGCACAAAGAATGGGTTGAAAGGGTCTGTTCAGAACTCGGGATTGAGGCAGTGGAACCTTTATGGAAACAGAATACTGAAAACCTTCTAACAGAATTTATTGACAATGGATTTCAGGCTGTTATCGTGAGCGCAAATGCAGAACTGATAGAGAAAAACTGGGTGGGCAAAACTGTTGACAGATATTTCATAAGATATCTCAAGACTAAGACTGATCTCGATATATGCGGTGAGAGAGGCGAATATCACACTTTTGTTACAAGCGGGCCTGTTTTCAACGGAAGGATCGAGATAACAGATAAGGATGTAATAAAAAAAGACGGTTACTGGCTTCTTGATATCAAGGATTACAAGGTCATGAGATGA
- a CDS encoding ABC transporter ATP-binding protein translates to MSSAYKNRILELDNVSFGYPQEKNKIIHNLSVSIETGEFIGMLGANGSGKSTILKIANGILKPTEGSVNLWNKPIQTYKNKDRAKLVSYLPQMLDINLPFRVKELVSMGLYPYDIAPSLSVDDALEMTGMKNKSDLYLKDLSGGETRRVFIAMTLLQGSGLLLLDEPLANLDIKYQIEVIRLLKELQQNKDISIIMALHDINMAFEFEKIMLIKNGGILGFSSPENLLTTEMLKEAFDVELKIMRRNNDVSFIMERR, encoded by the coding sequence ATGTCCTCAGCGTATAAAAACAGAATACTCGAGCTTGACAATGTCAGCTTCGGTTATCCTCAAGAAAAAAACAAGATAATTCATAACCTCAGCGTCTCAATAGAGACTGGAGAATTCATCGGGATGTTGGGCGCAAACGGTTCTGGAAAATCAACAATTTTGAAGATTGCAAACGGAATATTAAAACCAACTGAGGGCAGTGTTAATCTCTGGAATAAACCTATACAGACTTATAAAAATAAGGACAGGGCAAAGCTCGTGAGTTATCTGCCGCAGATGCTGGATATTAATCTGCCATTCAGGGTTAAAGAGCTTGTGAGCATGGGGCTTTATCCTTATGACATTGCTCCCTCGCTGAGTGTTGACGATGCACTTGAGATGACAGGAATGAAAAACAAATCAGATCTTTATCTGAAAGATCTAAGCGGAGGCGAGACAAGACGGGTATTCATAGCAATGACACTCCTACAGGGTTCAGGACTTCTGCTTCTTGATGAGCCTCTTGCTAATCTTGACATCAAATATCAGATAGAGGTCATCAGACTTCTCAAGGAACTTCAACAGAACAAAGACATATCAATAATAATGGCATTGCATGATATAAACATGGCTTTTGAGTTCGAAAAAATAATGCTGATTAAAAATGGCGGGATACTGGGATTTAGTTCGCCTGAAAATCTGCTCACAACAGAAATGCTAAAAGAGGCTTTTGATGTTGAACTGAAAATAATGAGGAGGAATAACGATGTATCTTTCATCATGGAGCGGAGGTAA